Proteins from one Paenibacillus amylolyticus genomic window:
- a CDS encoding ABC transporter substrate-binding protein has protein sequence MGIKPIVQYARSGYYQRYLSSSLDGVQKLDVSHMDFGLLRRMRPDMILLGFADFAADGRYEQFAEIAPTYVFQKAGSDWRSTLTSIASLLQREEKARQAIKRYDEQTRQARQELAEMLQGETVALLRFHFREGLCLYGGSGGYSSSVLYDDLGLKMPSLLQEWAHSGARAVIPIKPETLRQLEADHLFVIVDDAQIEQARTLRQSSLWNELDAVRNNQVYMGTTDIWMTFGMIAHERKIQHVLESLRSHRGHSYGNQNPKA, from the coding sequence TTGGGCATTAAACCGATTGTACAGTATGCGCGTTCCGGTTATTACCAGAGATACTTGTCAAGCTCTCTGGATGGAGTGCAGAAGCTGGATGTTAGCCATATGGATTTTGGTCTTTTACGGCGAATGCGCCCGGATATGATTTTACTCGGGTTTGCCGATTTTGCCGCCGACGGGCGATATGAGCAGTTTGCTGAGATCGCTCCTACCTATGTATTTCAGAAAGCAGGAAGTGACTGGAGATCAACTCTTACGAGTATTGCCAGTCTTCTTCAACGGGAAGAGAAAGCCCGGCAAGCCATAAAGCGCTACGACGAACAGACAAGACAGGCACGCCAGGAATTGGCTGAAATGCTTCAAGGTGAGACCGTGGCACTGCTCCGCTTTCATTTCAGGGAAGGGCTATGTCTCTATGGTGGTTCAGGCGGTTATTCCAGCTCTGTCCTTTATGATGACTTGGGCTTGAAGATGCCTTCGCTTCTTCAGGAATGGGCCCATAGCGGTGCAAGAGCGGTCATCCCGATCAAGCCGGAGACTCTACGCCAGCTGGAAGCCGATCATTTGTTCGTCATTGTGGATGATGCCCAGATTGAGCAGGCACGAACGTTGCGCCAGAGCTCGTTATGGAATGAGCTGGATGCAGTGCGAAACAATCAGGTGTATATGGGAACAACGGATATATGGATGACATTCGGAATGATTGCTCATGAACGAAAGATCCAGCATGTGCTGGAGTCACTCCGCAGCCACAGGGGTCATTCTTACGGTAACCAAAACCCAAAAGCATAA
- a CDS encoding mechanosensitive ion channel domain-containing protein codes for MDFIRNQLEEVGMNEPAIGYLANVIMIVFIALISVMANVIAKRVVLKTVHRIVSNNRFKWGHIVVQKNLFQKLSHLVPAIIIYYSAYIFPSYQALIEKAAMTYMIVIMITVLSALLNVFDDIYRTYEVSKIRPIKSYIQVAKIVLFIIGGIIVISSLIGQNPLIILSGLGALSAVLMLVFKDSILGLVAGVQLSSNDMVRVGDWIEMPKYNADGDVIDITLNTVKVMNFDKTITMIPSYALISDSFRNWRGMQVSGGRRIKRSIYIDISSIRFCTEEMVAEFEKIHYLTDYVTAKLKEIQAYNMEHQVNTESNVNGRQLTNVGVFREYIHQYLRNHPKINKDMTMIVRQLAPEDRGLPLEIYAFSNDINWGVYENVQADIFDHIFAVAQTFGLRAFQNPTGHDIVQLKEDKQLVREY; via the coding sequence ATGGACTTTATCCGAAATCAACTAGAAGAAGTTGGCATGAATGAACCCGCTATTGGATATCTGGCGAATGTTATCATGATTGTTTTTATCGCACTAATCTCGGTAATGGCGAATGTTATTGCCAAGCGAGTGGTACTGAAGACGGTGCATCGTATCGTAAGTAACAATCGTTTCAAGTGGGGCCACATCGTGGTTCAGAAAAATTTATTTCAGAAGCTGTCACATCTCGTACCAGCGATTATTATCTATTATTCTGCTTATATATTCCCGTCCTATCAGGCTTTGATTGAAAAAGCAGCAATGACCTACATGATTGTCATCATGATTACGGTTCTGAGTGCTCTGCTTAATGTCTTCGATGATATCTATCGTACCTATGAGGTGTCGAAGATTCGCCCAATCAAGAGCTACATTCAGGTAGCCAAGATTGTCCTGTTCATAATCGGAGGCATTATCGTCATCTCCAGCCTGATTGGACAGAACCCGCTCATTATCCTCAGTGGACTTGGCGCGTTATCGGCGGTATTAATGCTCGTATTCAAAGACTCGATCCTTGGTCTCGTGGCCGGGGTACAGCTATCGTCGAACGATATGGTACGCGTGGGTGACTGGATCGAGATGCCAAAGTATAATGCGGACGGTGACGTCATCGACATTACACTGAACACAGTCAAAGTGATGAATTTTGATAAAACCATTACGATGATTCCAAGCTATGCCCTCATCTCGGATTCGTTCCGTAACTGGAGAGGCATGCAGGTGTCTGGCGGCAGAAGGATTAAGCGGAGTATCTATATTGATATCAGCAGTATCCGTTTTTGTACGGAAGAGATGGTAGCCGAGTTTGAGAAAATCCACTACCTTACGGATTATGTCACGGCAAAATTGAAGGAAATTCAAGCGTACAACATGGAGCACCAGGTGAATACCGAAAGCAATGTGAACGGCAGACAGCTGACCAACGTCGGTGTATTCCGGGAATATATCCATCAATATTTGAGAAATCATCCGAAGATCAACAAAGATATGACGATGATTGTCAGACAATTGGCACCGGAAGATCGCGGACTACCTCTGGAAATCTATGCATTCAGCAATGATATCAACTGGGGTGTATATGAGAATGTGCAAGCGGATATCTTTGACCACATTTTTGCGGTTGCGCAAACCTTTGGACTTCGTGCCTTCCAGAATCCAACCGGACATGACATTGTGCAGCTGAAAGAAGATAAGCAACTTGTACGAGAGTACTAG
- a CDS encoding ABC transporter substrate-binding protein has product MRNIRNQLMLCFAVFMVVVLTACGNTNLASPAQDSPSDETKTVAASSDGNSSSATASQQGEAQVNSFKHDFGSIEVPAHPERIAGLYLEDYLAALGIKPVTQTVIGSFSLQYLQTYIGDLPKVDTSAIDFEAMLSARPDLILLAFPNYANDGNYDKFSSIAPTYVFGPDAPDQWREALRMIGKLTGKQTEAENILNDYADKVKDAKATLKAAIGEETVGFVRVRSNKEIRLYGGPGGYVGNVLYTDLGLNPPQITKDLAWGEDSSMAVISLEVIPEIQADHLFITYDEGGKELAQELLNSSVWKSLPAVKNNRVYEVSMDHWMTFGPLAYNQKVDDVLQALVKSQ; this is encoded by the coding sequence ATGAGGAACATACGCAACCAGCTGATGCTGTGCTTTGCAGTATTTATGGTGGTGGTGCTTACGGCTTGTGGTAACACGAATTTAGCTAGCCCTGCTCAGGATAGCCCTTCAGATGAAACAAAAACCGTTGCGGCTTCGTCTGATGGAAACTCTTCGTCGGCCACAGCCAGCCAGCAAGGTGAAGCCCAGGTGAACTCGTTCAAACATGATTTCGGAAGCATTGAAGTCCCTGCTCATCCCGAGCGGATTGCGGGTTTATATCTTGAAGACTACCTTGCAGCCCTGGGAATTAAACCGGTAACACAGACGGTTATCGGCTCATTCTCACTGCAATATCTGCAGACATATATCGGGGACCTGCCTAAAGTGGATACTAGTGCAATTGATTTTGAAGCCATGCTCTCCGCGAGACCCGATCTCATCCTGCTCGCTTTCCCTAACTATGCGAACGATGGAAATTACGACAAGTTTTCCAGTATCGCACCTACTTACGTTTTCGGACCCGATGCTCCAGATCAGTGGAGAGAAGCACTGCGAATGATTGGTAAGCTGACGGGCAAGCAGACTGAAGCGGAGAACATCCTGAATGACTACGCGGATAAGGTAAAAGACGCCAAAGCCACACTCAAAGCCGCTATCGGGGAGGAAACGGTAGGATTTGTGCGTGTGCGCAGTAACAAGGAGATCCGATTGTATGGCGGACCTGGAGGATATGTAGGCAATGTCCTCTATACCGATCTAGGGTTAAATCCGCCGCAGATCACCAAAGACTTGGCTTGGGGCGAAGATTCCAGCATGGCTGTCATCTCGTTGGAGGTTATTCCAGAGATTCAGGCAGATCATCTGTTCATTACTTATGATGAAGGAGGTAAGGAACTGGCTCAGGAGTTGCTCAATAGCAGCGTCTGGAAATCCCTTCCGGCAGTGAAGAATAATCGTGTCTATGAGGTAAGTATGGATCACTGGATGACTTTCGGGCCGCTAGCCTATAACCAAAAGGTTGATGATGTGCTGCAAGCACTGGTCAAATCACAATAG
- a CDS encoding nitroreductase produces the protein METYQTIEQTIRERRTINQFTGEDIPVPLIMELLDAAVWAPFHSRKEPWQFLMFVGEGRKRFSDAVLATYPADKREQYGERVEQAYCSEVPVHLIVLIDEEPRWKEWEEAFSAASALIQNLQLLAWERDIGVVWKTNDYNWSPVFRESVGVKPGQKIVGTLHMGYFDKSKVRRPRPRTAVSEAADTRGFLNRVRSIRLTRYDINTLPTNRTVLLG, from the coding sequence ATGGAAACCTATCAAACGATTGAGCAAACCATTCGCGAAAGACGTACCATTAATCAATTTACGGGAGAAGATATACCTGTACCGCTGATCATGGAGCTTCTGGATGCCGCTGTATGGGCACCATTTCACTCCCGCAAGGAGCCTTGGCAATTCCTGATGTTTGTTGGAGAGGGACGCAAGCGTTTCTCGGACGCAGTTCTGGCTACTTATCCAGCGGACAAGCGTGAACAATATGGTGAGCGAGTCGAGCAAGCCTATTGCTCCGAGGTTCCAGTCCACCTCATTGTGTTGATTGACGAAGAGCCGCGGTGGAAGGAATGGGAAGAAGCCTTTTCGGCGGCAAGTGCTTTGATTCAGAATCTCCAGCTGTTGGCCTGGGAACGAGATATCGGGGTAGTCTGGAAGACCAATGATTACAACTGGAGCCCTGTTTTTCGGGAGAGCGTGGGTGTGAAGCCAGGGCAAAAGATCGTTGGCACGCTTCATATGGGCTATTTCGACAAGTCGAAGGTTCGTCGTCCACGACCACGAACAGCCGTATCGGAAGCTGCTGACACTCGTGGATTCTTAAATAGAGTAAGAAGCATTCGGCTGACCAGGTATGACATAAATACGCTCCCTACGAACAGAACAGTCCTCCTGGGCTGA
- a CDS encoding aldo/keto reductase — protein sequence MNHIPEYTLNDGLKVPAIGFGTYSLKGEAGVKSIASAMDAGYRLIDTAYNYENEATVGRAIKQSSIAREELLISSKLPGRYHAQDKALVAIQESLYRADLDYYDLYLIHWPNPKKDMYVEAWQALIEAKKRGYIRSIGVSNFLPEHNERLIKETGVAPSLNQIELHPFFDQAGQREQDAKHGIVNESWSPIGRGNDAVQDILKDENILRIAETHGKTPTQIILRWHVQLGSIPIPKAGSLQHQQENIDIFDFELSTEEMQVISAFNRPDGRLWDQDPSEYEEF from the coding sequence ATGAATCATATCCCGGAATACACGTTGAATGATGGATTGAAAGTGCCTGCAATTGGATTTGGTACCTATAGTTTAAAAGGTGAAGCAGGCGTTAAATCGATTGCGTCTGCCATGGATGCAGGTTATCGATTGATTGATACGGCATATAACTATGAGAATGAGGCAACGGTGGGCAGAGCAATCAAGCAAAGCTCCATCGCCAGAGAAGAATTACTCATTTCCTCGAAGCTGCCGGGACGTTATCACGCTCAGGATAAAGCACTCGTGGCGATTCAGGAATCCCTGTACAGAGCGGACCTGGATTATTACGACCTGTATCTGATTCACTGGCCCAATCCGAAGAAGGACATGTATGTCGAGGCATGGCAAGCGCTGATCGAAGCCAAAAAACGCGGATATATCCGCTCTATCGGCGTCAGCAACTTCCTGCCCGAGCATAATGAACGCCTGATCAAGGAAACGGGGGTCGCGCCGAGCTTGAATCAGATAGAGCTGCATCCGTTCTTTGACCAAGCTGGTCAGCGGGAACAGGACGCTAAGCATGGCATTGTGAACGAGTCCTGGAGTCCGATTGGCCGTGGCAATGATGCCGTACAGGATATTCTAAAGGATGAGAACATTCTTCGAATCGCGGAAACCCACGGCAAAACGCCGACTCAGATCATTCTGCGCTGGCATGTTCAGCTGGGTTCCATCCCCATTCCAAAGGCCGGTTCATTGCAGCATCAGCAGGAAAATATCGATATATTCGATTTCGAGCTTAGCACAGAAGAGATGCAGGTCATCTCGGCATTTAATCGTCCAGATGGACGGCTGTGGGATCAGGACCCGAGTGAATACGAAGAATTTTAA
- a CDS encoding AraC family transcriptional regulator, translating to MKSYGPSVTSSLTFVLLNIRHIDGQEGNKQHSDSHTLIYITSGQAKLDWNENPPCPVRPGSCFLLAPGTSYRFLLENGQAVHGYEVMFDGIRMLDAHHAKGQLRRVPASFPYEGEIYWFEQPKIREMLNRLHAGRGQTDERQELRRQRLFLDLLDHIWEQLGDTGKAAPSINPAIQRSIHYMEQQYDQELTREQLAQVADMSPGYYSSMFRKETSKSPMDMLAEIRIRHAKQMLVTSGSSIRDIAQLVGFSNQYYFSTRFKQAVGLSPTAYVQRNHEQGIASSLQYTSYLRSSFSLREREAEEPQRFVSLFWKII from the coding sequence ATGAAATCATACGGGCCAAGCGTCACATCATCTCTAACCTTTGTGCTCTTAAATATAAGACATATAGATGGACAGGAAGGAAATAAGCAACATTCAGATAGCCATACACTAATCTACATCACTTCGGGGCAGGCGAAGCTTGATTGGAATGAGAATCCACCCTGCCCCGTGCGTCCAGGAAGCTGCTTCCTGCTTGCTCCAGGAACTTCATACCGTTTCTTACTGGAAAATGGTCAAGCAGTACATGGGTATGAAGTCATGTTTGACGGGATACGTATGCTGGATGCTCATCATGCTAAAGGGCAGCTCCGACGTGTACCAGCAAGCTTTCCGTATGAAGGAGAAATCTACTGGTTTGAGCAGCCCAAAATCAGGGAAATGTTAAATCGGTTGCATGCGGGACGTGGTCAGACCGATGAGCGTCAGGAGTTGCGGCGGCAGCGGCTTTTCCTTGATCTTCTGGATCATATCTGGGAGCAGCTTGGGGATACGGGGAAGGCGGCCCCCAGCATAAACCCGGCTATTCAGCGATCCATTCACTACATGGAGCAACAATACGATCAGGAGCTGACGAGAGAACAACTTGCCCAGGTAGCCGATATGAGCCCGGGGTATTATTCTTCCATGTTTCGTAAGGAAACGAGCAAAAGCCCGATGGACATGCTGGCCGAAATTCGGATCAGGCATGCAAAGCAAATGCTGGTCACCTCAGGCAGCTCTATACGTGATATTGCCCAATTGGTCGGATTCAGCAATCAGTACTATTTCAGTACACGCTTTAAACAGGCGGTCGGCCTGTCGCCTACAGCATATGTGCAGCGCAATCATGAACAAGGCATTGCCAGCTCACTGCAATACACTTCTTATCTGCGCTCCTCATTTTCGTTAAGGGAACGCGAGGCAGAAGAGCCACAGCGATTTGTCAGTCTCTTTTGGAAGATCATTTAA
- a CDS encoding alpha-mannosidase yields the protein MKMNSLYTRIHTIVKHLERARLTSKTYIPELYHKESGYHSWELVHEDPSSWNVFRKGDGWGGKDVHSCFKTRIRIPDHLEGKKVICAIVTGADDIWNYDNPQFLAFLNGELICGLDVNHTEIDLTPAAVKGEEFELALYAYCSTSAADVFLNVYIAEHHQQVSDLYYDLKAALDAADLLREDDLERLKLVEHLNKAVNLLDLRQENSAAFHASVLEARRYLQDHVYAETRPASDHIPTVHCIGHTHIDVAWLWTLDQTREKVIRSFASVLYLMDKFPEYTFMSSQPQLYAYLKADYPSLYEKIKEKVAEGRWEAEGSMWLEADCNLISGESMIRQIIYGKRFFKEEFGVENRVLWLPDVFGYSAAMPQIMRKSGIDYFMTTKIAWNDTNQIPNDTMYWRGIDGSEVLTHFITATDYDKHPDFRQRRFETTYNGRFNASQVKGTWQRYQNKNINADVLQCFGFGDGGGGPTEEMLEHGRRLEVGLPGVPAVKRTFVREFFEKLEQNLADVPSVPRWSGELYLEYHRGTYTSMARNKRYNRHSEFALADAELYAMIHRQANAQAAYPTDALEHAWKLTMLNQFHDILPGSSIEQVYVDSKEQYEEVLRVTDELKDSALNGIASRITSDGEAIVVFNTTGFGRTDVVELPAFARKVTVYDGDRPVPSQCTPEGGLVFLAENIPASGYKSFRITPDLTDELVAGVSVAQWEADQRHIHTPWYDIHLNESAEFTSVWDKLEGRELIQSGKRGNVLQVFEDRPAEYEAWNIDDYYEQHMWEISDLQSLEWVESGPVRSVLQVKRQFLDSVIEQTIIFYAHTRRIDFRTFVDWQQEHLLLKAAFPLDIWSEKAVYEIQYGNVERATHRNTSWDQARFEVCGQKWADLAESGYGAALLNDCKYGYDIHNSVMRLSLIKSATYPNENADKEQHVFTYALYPHQDDFREGRVIQAAYDLNRPLVAREIASQTGTLPGTWSLASVDQDNVVLEVIKKAENNDDMIIRVYEAHGRRSRASLQLPEGTGATAYACDLLENNEAECIVENGRISFDIKPYEILTFRIPKA from the coding sequence ATGAAAATGAATTCCTTGTATACTCGAATCCATACCATTGTTAAACACTTGGAACGTGCGCGACTGACCTCAAAGACATATATTCCTGAGCTTTATCATAAAGAAAGTGGTTACCACTCCTGGGAACTGGTGCATGAAGACCCTTCCTCCTGGAACGTATTCCGTAAGGGGGATGGCTGGGGCGGCAAAGACGTACACAGCTGCTTCAAAACCCGCATTCGAATCCCGGATCACCTGGAAGGAAAAAAGGTCATCTGTGCCATCGTGACGGGTGCTGATGATATCTGGAACTATGATAATCCGCAATTTCTGGCATTCCTCAATGGGGAACTCATCTGCGGTCTGGACGTTAACCATACGGAGATCGACCTAACACCCGCTGCGGTCAAAGGCGAAGAATTCGAACTGGCACTCTATGCCTACTGTAGTACTTCGGCAGCGGATGTATTTCTGAATGTATATATCGCTGAACATCATCAGCAAGTCTCTGATTTGTATTACGATCTTAAAGCTGCGCTGGATGCTGCAGATCTGCTGCGTGAGGATGATCTGGAGCGGCTGAAGTTGGTGGAACATCTGAATAAAGCCGTGAACCTGCTGGATTTGCGTCAGGAGAACAGTGCAGCATTCCATGCTTCGGTGTTGGAAGCGCGTCGATATCTGCAAGACCATGTCTATGCTGAAACTCGCCCTGCGAGTGATCACATCCCTACCGTGCATTGTATCGGACACACGCATATCGATGTGGCCTGGCTATGGACATTGGATCAGACTCGGGAGAAGGTCATTCGCAGCTTCGCAAGTGTACTGTATCTCATGGACAAGTTTCCAGAATACACGTTCATGTCCTCTCAGCCCCAGCTGTATGCGTATCTGAAAGCAGACTACCCTTCCCTCTATGAGAAAATCAAGGAAAAGGTGGCCGAGGGCCGCTGGGAAGCAGAAGGTTCCATGTGGCTGGAAGCCGATTGTAACCTGATTTCGGGCGAATCCATGATCCGTCAGATTATCTACGGCAAACGTTTCTTCAAGGAAGAATTCGGCGTGGAGAACCGTGTGCTCTGGTTGCCGGATGTATTTGGTTACAGTGCAGCGATGCCGCAGATCATGCGCAAGAGCGGTATTGATTATTTTATGACAACCAAAATTGCCTGGAACGATACAAACCAGATTCCGAACGACACGATGTACTGGAGAGGCATCGACGGATCAGAGGTTTTAACACATTTCATCACAGCAACAGACTATGACAAGCATCCTGATTTCAGGCAGCGTCGATTCGAAACGACTTATAACGGACGATTTAATGCTTCACAGGTAAAAGGCACGTGGCAGCGATACCAGAACAAAAACATCAATGCAGATGTCCTGCAATGTTTCGGATTCGGAGATGGCGGCGGCGGACCAACCGAAGAGATGCTGGAGCATGGCAGACGGCTTGAGGTCGGATTGCCAGGTGTACCCGCGGTGAAACGTACGTTTGTACGCGAGTTTTTCGAGAAGCTGGAGCAAAATCTGGCCGATGTTCCTTCCGTTCCCCGCTGGTCGGGCGAGCTGTATCTGGAGTATCACCGGGGCACCTACACGTCCATGGCTCGCAACAAACGGTACAACCGTCATAGTGAATTTGCACTGGCCGATGCCGAGCTATATGCCATGATTCATCGTCAGGCGAATGCCCAAGCGGCCTATCCAACCGATGCACTGGAGCATGCATGGAAGCTAACGATGCTGAACCAGTTCCATGATATTCTCCCGGGCAGCTCCATTGAGCAGGTGTACGTGGATTCCAAAGAGCAATATGAAGAGGTGCTGCGTGTCACGGATGAACTGAAAGACAGCGCACTGAACGGCATTGCCAGCCGCATTACATCTGATGGCGAAGCCATTGTCGTATTCAATACCACCGGATTCGGTCGGACGGACGTGGTTGAACTGCCTGCTTTTGCGAGAAAAGTGACCGTCTACGATGGAGATCGCCCTGTACCAAGCCAGTGTACTCCCGAAGGCGGACTTGTGTTCCTTGCTGAAAATATACCCGCATCTGGATATAAATCCTTCCGAATTACACCCGATCTGACAGACGAACTTGTCGCGGGCGTATCGGTTGCACAGTGGGAAGCCGATCAGCGCCACATCCATACACCTTGGTACGATATTCACCTGAATGAAAGTGCCGAATTCACATCCGTATGGGACAAGCTGGAGGGCCGTGAGCTGATTCAGTCCGGCAAGCGCGGTAACGTGTTGCAAGTGTTCGAGGATCGACCTGCGGAATACGAGGCATGGAACATTGACGATTATTATGAACAGCATATGTGGGAGATTAGCGACCTGCAGTCGTTGGAGTGGGTCGAAAGTGGGCCGGTGCGTTCCGTATTGCAAGTGAAGCGACAGTTCCTGGACTCTGTCATTGAGCAAACGATCATCTTCTACGCGCATACACGCCGGATTGATTTCCGCACGTTTGTGGACTGGCAGCAGGAGCATTTACTACTGAAAGCCGCCTTCCCGCTGGATATCTGGAGTGAAAAAGCAGTCTACGAAATTCAGTATGGCAACGTTGAGCGTGCCACCCACCGGAATACAAGCTGGGATCAGGCGCGATTTGAAGTATGTGGACAGAAGTGGGCCGATCTGGCAGAGAGCGGGTACGGTGCTGCTCTGCTGAACGATTGCAAATACGGATATGATATTCATAACTCGGTGATGCGACTGTCACTGATCAAGAGCGCAACTTACCCGAATGAAAATGCCGACAAAGAGCAGCATGTATTCACCTACGCGCTCTATCCGCATCAGGACGACTTCCGTGAAGGACGTGTCATCCAAGCCGCTTATGATCTCAACCGACCTTTGGTAGCCCGTGAGATTGCATCGCAAACTGGTACGTTGCCGGGAACATGGTCGCTCGCATCGGTGGATCAGGATAATGTGGTGCTGGAGGTTATCAAAAAAGCCGAGAACAACGATGATATGATCATCCGGGTTTACGAAGCACATGGCCGCCGCAGTAGGGCTTCCCTTCAATTGCCTGAGGGAACTGGTGCCACGGCATATGCCTGTGATCTCTTGGAAAATAACGAAGCGGAATGCATCGTGGAGAATGGGCGGATTTCTTTTGATATCAAGCCGTATGAGATTCTGACTTTCCGTATTCCGAAAGCATAA
- a CDS encoding AraC family transcriptional regulator, which yields MDWEAHIEHWSRTAVRLLDIRYYRAEHGTVPDHNAAHNSFFIITLHGEARINISGEVYQTRSPYILHGGADAELSIMPLNPDFSCYLLLYTAECTSTEDQKSFQVTYGFAPYALLPIQEKCEAMSRLWQEPAPLDKLQAQSAFLPLVYEIMRQQIQISAKKESSRPNIVTEAIHYIHDHYSEPITAEDLAQRYHCSASYLSRLFKHQIGLGPIEYLIHVRVHRSKQYLLKSEARIQEIASNVGYADMYYFSRLFKKHTGLSPLQFRTQYRQPVQVQYNPLRWLESSIVTPNSGSHNENETYYQRIAEGDTSMFRFSRPAFGAMMLLCTSLLLSACQTSSTPGATASQPASSDSTTAVATDSAASETRIYQHLKGETEIPVNPQRVVSFYHLGELMALGVKPVGTTTYILENPHISDKTGITDVGVPPDAEKILSLQPDLIVTTPTFAELTEGGYEALSKIAPTIVIEQNNEPIKDIEMFGIFSENRKKRSSGMRSLQPKSQRTKRKSALMFVRTKRSLY from the coding sequence ATGGATTGGGAAGCTCATATCGAACACTGGAGCCGAACGGCCGTTAGATTACTGGATATTCGGTATTATCGTGCGGAGCATGGCACGGTTCCTGATCACAATGCGGCGCATAACAGCTTTTTCATAATTACTTTGCATGGAGAGGCTAGGATTAACATATCAGGCGAGGTCTATCAGACCCGTTCACCTTACATATTGCATGGAGGAGCAGATGCTGAGCTGAGTATTATGCCGTTGAATCCGGATTTTTCCTGTTATTTGCTTCTATATACAGCTGAGTGTACATCGACGGAAGATCAGAAGAGCTTCCAGGTGACGTATGGATTTGCTCCGTATGCGTTACTTCCTATTCAGGAAAAGTGTGAAGCCATGAGTCGCCTGTGGCAAGAGCCTGCTCCCCTAGACAAGCTACAGGCACAATCCGCCTTTCTCCCATTGGTATACGAGATCATGCGGCAACAGATTCAGATATCGGCCAAAAAGGAAAGCAGCAGACCCAATATTGTTACGGAGGCAATCCACTACATTCACGATCACTATAGTGAACCAATTACAGCCGAAGACTTGGCCCAGAGATACCATTGCAGCGCCAGCTATCTGTCCCGTTTGTTCAAGCACCAGATTGGATTGGGACCCATCGAATATCTCATTCACGTGCGCGTTCACAGATCGAAGCAGTACCTTCTCAAGTCCGAAGCCCGTATCCAGGAAATCGCGAGCAACGTGGGGTATGCGGATATGTATTATTTCAGTCGTTTGTTCAAAAAGCATACCGGTTTATCGCCGCTTCAATTTCGTACGCAATATCGGCAACCGGTTCAGGTTCAGTATAATCCATTACGCTGGTTAGAATCGTCTATTGTAACCCCTAACTCCGGTTCTCATAATGAGAATGAGACTTATTATCAACGGATTGCGGAAGGGGACACATCCATGTTCAGATTTTCAAGACCAGCCTTTGGGGCGATGATGTTATTATGTACATCCTTGCTTCTAAGTGCATGCCAGACCAGCAGTACTCCAGGAGCAACGGCTTCCCAGCCAGCTTCATCGGATTCGACTACTGCTGTAGCTACAGACAGCGCAGCTTCGGAAACGCGGATATATCAACATTTGAAAGGTGAAACCGAGATTCCTGTGAATCCACAGCGAGTTGTCAGCTTCTATCACTTGGGTGAGTTGATGGCGCTTGGAGTGAAGCCGGTTGGCACAACGACATATATTTTAGAAAATCCACATATTAGCGACAAAACAGGGATTACCGATGTTGGCGTACCGCCGGATGCGGAGAAGATTTTGTCCCTGCAACCCGACTTGATTGTAACGACGCCTACATTTGCCGAGCTCACGGAGGGTGGATATGAAGCGTTGAGTAAGATTGCGCCAACGATTGTGATCGAGCAGAACAATGAACCCATCAAAGATATAGAGATGTTTGGGATATTCTCGGAAAACAGGAAGAAGCGAAGCAGTGGAATGAGAAGTTTGCAGCCAAAATCGCAGCGTACAAAGCGAAAATCAGCCCTTATGTTCGTGCGGACGAAACGTTCTCTATATTAA